One genomic window of Streptomyces sp. NBC_01498 includes the following:
- a CDS encoding glycoside hydrolase family 3 N-terminal domain-containing protein, which produces MSPAGRGTSRGTSGAGSGAGGDIGSGARGGTGSAASADAEALRLVNAVLLPGFHGTEPPAWLLDAVDNGLAGVVYFAHNVPDPETAAALSAGLHARRADLIVASDEEGGDVTRLEAATGSSYPGNGALGRVDDTGITERIARAIGHDLRAAGIGLNLAPDADVNADPDNPVIGIRAFGADPALVARHSAAYVTGLQSAGVAACAKHFPGHGDTAVDSHLGLPHLDADLDLLRRRDLPPFRAAVEAGSRCLMTGHLTARPFGPAPASLNAEAARLAREELGFTGAIVTDALDMGAVVAEPGYGPACVQALLGGADLLCLGNPADADAAARAYTTARDALLGALADGVLPVDRLADAGHRARELADWIVRGRATPSPPKEDALPLAVARAALRVRGNVALGPAPYVIDLRQRVNHASGSRAPHLIRLLTEALPGLTVTGVPPEGPTGARADHALGGGAALGGGLARTGADGAAGAGAEGSAGAGSAGAGARAAGDGAGAGAADGRPLVLIAREPHRDAAETALLRELVTRRPDAVVLLTGWPHAVDALAAHTVVTYGSARVNAQAAVERLLGGTPHGG; this is translated from the coding sequence GTGAGCCCGGCGGGCCGGGGGACGAGCCGGGGGACGAGTGGCGCCGGGAGCGGCGCCGGGGGAGACATCGGGAGTGGCGCCAGGGGTGGCACGGGGAGCGCGGCCTCTGCCGACGCCGAGGCGCTGCGGCTGGTCAACGCCGTTCTGCTGCCCGGCTTCCACGGCACCGAGCCGCCCGCGTGGCTGCTCGACGCCGTCGACAACGGACTCGCGGGCGTCGTGTACTTCGCCCACAACGTGCCCGACCCCGAGACCGCCGCCGCCCTCTCGGCCGGCCTGCACGCCCGGCGCGCCGACCTGATCGTCGCCAGCGACGAGGAGGGCGGCGACGTCACCCGCCTGGAAGCCGCGACGGGCTCCTCCTACCCCGGCAACGGCGCCCTCGGGCGCGTCGACGACACCGGCATCACCGAGCGGATCGCCCGCGCCATCGGCCACGACCTGCGCGCGGCGGGCATCGGCCTGAACCTCGCGCCCGACGCCGACGTCAACGCCGACCCGGACAACCCGGTGATCGGCATACGCGCCTTCGGCGCCGACCCCGCACTGGTCGCCCGGCACTCCGCCGCGTACGTCACCGGCCTCCAGTCCGCCGGGGTCGCCGCCTGCGCCAAACACTTCCCCGGCCACGGCGACACGGCCGTCGACTCCCATCTCGGGCTGCCCCACCTGGACGCCGACCTCGACCTGCTGCGGCGGCGCGACCTGCCGCCGTTCCGCGCGGCCGTCGAGGCGGGCAGCCGCTGTCTGATGACCGGGCACCTCACGGCCCGCCCGTTCGGGCCCGCGCCCGCCTCGCTCAACGCCGAGGCCGCCCGGCTGGCCCGCGAGGAGCTGGGTTTCACCGGGGCCATCGTCACCGACGCCCTCGACATGGGCGCCGTCGTCGCCGAACCGGGCTACGGCCCCGCCTGCGTCCAGGCCCTGCTCGGCGGCGCCGACCTGCTCTGCCTGGGCAACCCGGCGGACGCGGACGCCGCCGCGCGCGCCTACACGACCGCGCGGGACGCGCTCCTGGGCGCCCTGGCCGACGGGGTCCTGCCCGTGGACCGGCTCGCCGACGCCGGACACCGGGCCCGTGAACTGGCCGACTGGATCGTGCGGGGCCGTGCCACGCCGTCGCCTCCCAAGGAGGACGCTCTGCCGCTCGCCGTGGCGCGGGCCGCCCTGCGGGTACGGGGCAACGTGGCCCTCGGCCCCGCGCCGTACGTGATCGACCTGCGACAGCGCGTCAACCACGCCTCCGGCAGCCGGGCGCCGCACCTGATCCGGCTGCTCACGGAGGCCCTGCCCGGCCTGACGGTCACCGGCGTACCTCCGGAGGGGCCCACGGGTGCGCGCGCGGACCATGCGCTGGGCGGGGGCGCCGCGCTGGGCGGGGGCCTCGCCAGGACCGGGGCCGACGGAGCCGCCGGGGCGGGGGCCGAAGGGTCTGCCGGTGCCGGGTCTGCCGGTGCCGGGGCCAGGGCCGCCGGGGACGGGGCGGGCGCCGGGGCTGCCGACGGCCGGCCGCTGGTCCTGATCGCGCGCGAGCCGCACCGGGACGCGGCGGAGACCGCGCTGCTCCGCGAACTGGTCACCCGCCGCCCGGACGCGGTCGTCCTCCTCACCGGCTGGCCGCACGCCGTGGACGCGCTGGCCGCCCACACGGTGGTCACGTACGGCTCCGCCCGCGTCAACGCACAGGCGGCCGTGGAGCGCCTGCTGGGCGGCACCCCGCACGGGGGCTGA
- a CDS encoding sigma-70 family RNA polymerase sigma factor encodes MATRAVARRTANGGTNRASSVRAVGGEIADRDLVGMYLDEIARTPLLDAAKEVELSQTIEAGVYAQQIVDGAVESEVTDARREELEALVAAGERAKDVFIRSNLRLVVAVARRYPRSGLPLLDLIQEGNAGLVRAVEKFDYAKGFKFSTYATWWIRQAITRSIADQSRTIRLPVHLVEELGRIRRVQREFNREKGRDPEPTEIAAELGSNAARVNDVLDWARDPVSLNMSVDDDGDTQFGDLLEDTSAISPEQSVLTLLRSEELDELIGRLDHRTASIIKMRYGIEDGRERTLTEVGKQHGLTRERIRQIEKHALLELKKMAHDVGFDAAA; translated from the coding sequence ATGGCAACCCGTGCCGTCGCCCGCCGTACCGCCAATGGTGGTACGAACAGGGCAAGCAGTGTTCGCGCCGTGGGCGGCGAGATCGCCGATCGCGACCTGGTCGGCATGTACCTCGACGAGATCGCGCGCACGCCGCTGCTCGACGCCGCCAAGGAGGTCGAGCTGTCGCAGACCATCGAGGCGGGTGTGTACGCCCAGCAGATAGTCGACGGAGCGGTGGAGAGCGAGGTCACCGACGCACGGCGCGAGGAGCTGGAGGCTCTTGTCGCCGCCGGTGAGCGCGCGAAGGACGTCTTCATACGCTCCAATCTCCGACTCGTCGTCGCCGTGGCCCGACGCTACCCGCGCAGTGGACTGCCCCTTCTCGACCTCATCCAGGAAGGCAACGCCGGCCTGGTGCGCGCGGTCGAGAAGTTCGACTACGCCAAGGGATTCAAGTTCTCCACCTACGCGACCTGGTGGATCCGCCAGGCCATCACCCGGTCCATCGCGGACCAGTCCCGCACGATCAGGCTGCCCGTCCACCTCGTGGAGGAGCTCGGCCGTATCCGCAGGGTGCAGCGCGAGTTCAACCGGGAGAAGGGGCGCGACCCGGAGCCCACCGAGATCGCCGCCGAGCTCGGCTCCAACGCCGCCCGCGTCAACGACGTCCTGGACTGGGCACGCGACCCGGTCAGTCTCAACATGTCGGTGGACGACGACGGGGACACCCAGTTCGGCGACCTCCTGGAGGACACCTCGGCGATCTCGCCCGAGCAGTCCGTCCTCACGCTGCTGCGCAGCGAGGAACTGGACGAGCTGATCGGCAGGCTCGACCACCGCACGGCCTCCATCATCAAGATGCGCTACGGCATCGAGGACGGCCGTGAGCGGACGCTCACCGAGGTGGGCAAGCAGCACGGCCTGACCCGTGAGCGGATCAGGCAGATCGAGAAGCACGCCCTTCTCGAACTCAAGAAGATGGCGCACGACGTGGGCTTCGACGCCGCGGCGTGA
- a CDS encoding sugar ABC transporter substrate-binding protein has product MRKHVIGALVVTMALGLTACGSGDSGGGGGETSGKGKTLTVWIMEGTNPDPKPFFNEVAAAFKKKTGATVKVEYQQWATAQKKFTTAIEGGPSQVPDVAEVGTTWIPQFAETGGLVDVTDKVKESGLNDDLVEGLADAGTLDDKQYGMPWYAGVRGLLYRKDIFEKHNLKAPTTWKELRDTALVLKEKEPGMIPFPVAGGAEMFATPFVWGAGGELAVEEGGKWKSGINSPEAVKGITYYTDLAKKDKLSPAKVTTWTEKEVATDFQKGKIAMSLSGNWTPKAFVQAAPDLEGKLAAAPIPGETGGMSKSFLGGSYLSTFKGENQDLAWEYVKLVTTGEFATKWAEQTNYFPGQNSLLKEVQAKNDPLVAPFAKQMTEAGATVPKTPAYGQIQATQVVTKMVQSILTDKQTVQEAADQAAEEMDKIFAS; this is encoded by the coding sequence ATGCGGAAACACGTCATCGGGGCCCTTGTCGTCACCATGGCGCTCGGACTCACTGCCTGCGGCAGCGGGGACTCGGGCGGGGGCGGCGGCGAAACGTCGGGCAAGGGCAAGACCCTGACCGTATGGATCATGGAGGGCACCAACCCCGACCCCAAGCCCTTCTTCAACGAGGTCGCCGCGGCCTTCAAGAAGAAGACCGGCGCCACGGTCAAGGTCGAGTACCAGCAGTGGGCCACCGCGCAGAAGAAGTTCACCACCGCGATCGAGGGCGGACCGAGCCAGGTCCCCGACGTCGCCGAGGTCGGCACCACCTGGATCCCGCAGTTCGCCGAGACCGGCGGCCTCGTGGACGTGACCGACAAGGTGAAGGAATCCGGTCTCAACGACGACCTCGTCGAGGGCCTGGCCGACGCGGGCACGCTGGACGACAAGCAGTACGGCATGCCCTGGTACGCCGGTGTCCGCGGCCTCCTCTACCGCAAGGACATCTTCGAGAAGCACAACCTCAAGGCCCCGACCACCTGGAAGGAACTGCGCGACACCGCGCTGGTCCTGAAGGAGAAGGAGCCGGGCATGATTCCCTTCCCGGTCGCGGGCGGCGCGGAGATGTTCGCGACCCCGTTCGTCTGGGGCGCCGGGGGTGAACTGGCCGTCGAGGAGGGCGGCAAGTGGAAGTCCGGCATCAACTCCCCGGAGGCGGTCAAGGGCATCACGTACTACACCGACCTCGCGAAGAAGGACAAGCTCTCCCCGGCGAAGGTCACCACCTGGACCGAGAAGGAGGTGGCGACCGACTTCCAGAAGGGGAAGATCGCCATGTCCCTCTCCGGCAACTGGACACCCAAGGCGTTCGTCCAGGCCGCCCCGGACCTGGAGGGCAAGCTCGCCGCGGCGCCCATCCCCGGTGAGACCGGCGGCATGAGCAAGTCCTTCCTGGGCGGCTCGTACCTCTCCACCTTCAAGGGCGAGAACCAGGACCTGGCCTGGGAGTACGTCAAGCTCGTCACCACCGGCGAGTTCGCCACCAAGTGGGCCGAGCAGACGAACTACTTCCCCGGCCAGAACAGCCTCCTCAAGGAGGTCCAGGCGAAGAACGACCCGCTCGTGGCCCCCTTCGCCAAGCAGATGACCGAGGCCGGCGCGACCGTCCCGAAGACCCCCGCGTACGGCCAGATCCAGGCCACGCAGGTCGTCACGAAGATGGTGCAGTCCATCCTCACCGACAAGCAGACGGTGCAGGAGGCCGCCGACCAGGCCGCCGAGGAGATGGACAAGATCTTTGCCTCCTGA
- a CDS encoding carbohydrate ABC transporter permease, which yields MTRTTTAGRIGLACAVFALLVFTLFPVYWMVSTALDPNAITRGADVLPSGISGEHFSYIFDRGNFGQFLGNSLIVGLGTILISGLLALFAAVAVARFRFRFRTSVLIMVLIVQMVPLEALVIPLFLQMRDYELLNSLIGLTVVYIALSLPFAIWTLRGFVATVPKEVEEAAYLDGCSWPRMFWSVLLPLVAPGLVATSVFAFITAWNEFVFAYTFMKDGSKYTAAVGLFQFFGENSTSWGPVMAGSTLITVPVLVFFIIVQRRLASGLAAGAVKG from the coding sequence GTGACGCGCACGACGACCGCCGGGCGGATCGGGCTCGCCTGCGCGGTGTTCGCGCTGCTGGTCTTCACGCTCTTCCCGGTGTACTGGATGGTCAGCACCGCGCTCGACCCGAACGCCATCACCCGCGGCGCCGACGTCCTGCCCAGCGGGATCAGCGGCGAGCACTTCAGTTACATCTTCGACCGGGGCAACTTCGGCCAGTTCCTCGGCAACTCGCTGATCGTCGGACTCGGCACCATCCTGATCTCCGGGCTGCTGGCGCTGTTCGCCGCCGTGGCGGTCGCGCGCTTCCGCTTCCGGTTCCGCACCTCCGTGCTGATCATGGTGCTGATCGTGCAGATGGTGCCGCTGGAGGCGCTGGTCATCCCGCTCTTCCTCCAGATGCGGGACTACGAACTGCTCAACAGCCTCATCGGGCTCACCGTCGTCTACATCGCGCTGTCGCTGCCGTTCGCGATCTGGACGCTGCGCGGCTTCGTCGCGACGGTTCCCAAGGAGGTCGAGGAGGCCGCGTACCTGGACGGCTGCTCGTGGCCCCGGATGTTCTGGTCGGTGCTGCTGCCGCTGGTCGCGCCGGGGCTCGTCGCCACCAGCGTGTTCGCCTTCATCACCGCGTGGAACGAGTTCGTCTTCGCGTACACCTTCATGAAGGACGGCTCCAAGTACACCGCCGCCGTGGGGCTGTTCCAGTTCTTCGGCGAGAACTCCACGTCCTGGGGCCCCGTCATGGCCGGCTCCACCCTCATCACCGTGCCGGTGCTGGTCTTCTTCATCATCGTGCAGCGACGGCTGGCGTCGGGCCTGGCGGCCGGGGCGGTCAAGGGGTGA
- a CDS encoding carbohydrate ABC transporter permease has protein sequence MKSPRPRAPRPSPTLRRKQLGRTTRPWLLLLPSLVVLAGLLLWPLVKVGILSVQDYEVKFGGGVGTYTGFDHYTDLLTDGDLWRTVLPNTALFAVACVVLTVALGTLAALLLQRLGTTWRVICSTAIMAAWAMPAVTGTYVWVWLFSAGDGMISQLAGSLGLIDPETTNWFTERLSFYAIATLNVVHHGFPFVAITVLAGLLTIPRELYEAGMIDGASAWQRFWKITVPTIKPIFLVVTILSTIWDFKVFTQIYLMPGGAGSNEEVLNLGVWSYQQAFALNDYGAGAATAVLLTLLLLLITVVYIRTLFKESDEL, from the coding sequence GTGAAGTCGCCGCGGCCACGCGCGCCCCGCCCGAGCCCGACGCTGCGCCGCAAGCAGCTCGGCCGCACCACCCGCCCCTGGCTGCTGCTCCTGCCCTCGCTCGTGGTGCTGGCGGGGCTGCTGCTGTGGCCGCTCGTCAAGGTCGGCATCCTGTCCGTCCAGGACTACGAGGTGAAGTTCGGCGGCGGCGTCGGCACGTACACCGGGTTCGACCACTACACGGACCTGCTCACCGACGGCGACCTGTGGCGCACCGTCCTGCCCAACACCGCGCTCTTCGCGGTCGCCTGCGTGGTGCTGACCGTCGCGCTCGGCACCCTCGCCGCGCTGCTGCTCCAGCGGCTCGGCACCACCTGGCGGGTCATCTGCTCCACCGCGATCATGGCGGCCTGGGCGATGCCCGCCGTCACCGGCACCTATGTGTGGGTGTGGCTGTTCTCGGCGGGCGACGGCATGATCAGCCAGCTCGCCGGCTCGCTCGGACTGATCGACCCCGAGACGACCAACTGGTTCACCGAACGGCTCTCCTTCTACGCCATCGCCACCCTCAACGTGGTGCACCACGGATTCCCGTTCGTCGCCATCACCGTGCTCGCCGGGCTGCTGACCATCCCCCGGGAGCTGTACGAGGCCGGGATGATCGACGGCGCGAGTGCCTGGCAGCGGTTCTGGAAGATCACCGTGCCCACCATCAAGCCGATCTTCCTGGTCGTCACGATCCTGTCGACCATCTGGGACTTCAAGGTCTTCACCCAGATCTATCTGATGCCGGGCGGCGCGGGCAGCAACGAAGAGGTCCTCAACCTGGGCGTGTGGTCCTACCAGCAGGCGTTCGCCCTGAACGACTACGGCGCGGGCGCGGCCACCGCCGTACTCCTCACGCTGCTCCTGCTGCTGATCACCGTCGTCTACATCCGAACCCTCTTCAAGGAGAGTGACGAGCTGTGA
- a CDS encoding GNAT family N-acetyltransferase, producing MVPRRPEAQVRTGTEDDLAALTDIYNHYVRETPITFDTRTFTPEQRRPWFLSYPEDGPHRLRVAQDVRSGLVLGYATSGPFRPKPAYSTSVEVTVYCAPEAAGRGIGTLLYEALFKALEGEDVHRAYAGIAQPNDASERLHERFGFRHIGTYAEVGRKFGRYWDVAWYEKALNES from the coding sequence ATGGTGCCGCGCCGGCCGGAAGCGCAGGTCAGAACCGGAACCGAGGACGATCTGGCCGCGCTCACGGACATCTACAACCACTACGTCCGTGAGACGCCGATCACCTTCGACACCCGTACCTTTACTCCCGAACAACGCCGCCCGTGGTTCCTCTCCTACCCCGAAGACGGCCCTCATCGCCTCCGGGTTGCTCAGGACGTGCGTTCCGGCCTCGTACTGGGTTACGCGACGAGCGGGCCCTTCCGGCCGAAACCCGCGTACTCCACGTCCGTGGAGGTCACCGTGTACTGCGCGCCCGAGGCGGCGGGCCGGGGAATCGGCACGCTTCTTTACGAGGCGCTGTTCAAGGCCCTGGAGGGCGAGGACGTGCACCGCGCGTACGCGGGCATCGCCCAGCCCAACGACGCCTCGGAGCGGCTGCACGAGCGGTTCGGTTTCCGCCACATCGGTACGTATGCCGAGGTCGGCCGCAAGTTCGGCAGGTACTGGGACGTCGCCTGGTACGAGAAGGCGCTCAACGAGAGCTGA